In Nitrospira sp., the following proteins share a genomic window:
- a CDS encoding GTP-binding protein, which translates to MTGTDQARRRSKVTPIYVIAGFLGSGKTTLLKRVLAHELDRGAKPAVLMNEFGEVDVDGALLHDHPRSNDIELQALLSGCICCDLSGEFSKKVGHLVKRTQGAPLFIETTGLADTRQVIVGVEKALAQSNARTRGALASVIVMVDGPRFLKLGAYWSAAKDHLKQADVVVLNKLDQINRHQADLVERGIKAVNSTATIVRAVHAEVEVDRLFAGAAMMKTPSIQQGTVKDSATGYQSGSFKILKPFDPVRLEAWLKRFERSVIRMKGFVKVHGRTGYQELQWIMGSLALTPYRGVRQSQARLVVIGRRAPWQRFLEGLETCLVKPVRRRKRQTTQWSGATRRTS; encoded by the coding sequence ATGACCGGCACTGATCAGGCCCGCCGACGCAGCAAGGTGACACCGATCTATGTGATCGCTGGATTTCTGGGGAGCGGAAAAACCACTCTGCTCAAGCGGGTACTGGCCCATGAACTGGACAGGGGGGCAAAACCGGCCGTGCTCATGAACGAGTTTGGGGAAGTCGATGTGGATGGGGCCTTGCTCCATGACCATCCTCGCTCGAACGATATCGAACTCCAGGCACTGCTCAGCGGCTGTATCTGCTGCGATCTGTCGGGAGAGTTCAGCAAAAAAGTGGGACATTTGGTGAAACGGACACAGGGGGCACCGCTCTTTATTGAGACGACGGGGTTGGCGGATACCAGGCAAGTGATTGTGGGAGTTGAGAAGGCGCTGGCCCAGTCAAATGCAAGAACCAGAGGGGCCTTGGCGTCAGTAATCGTCATGGTCGACGGGCCTCGGTTTTTGAAGCTCGGGGCCTACTGGTCTGCAGCCAAAGACCATCTCAAGCAGGCCGATGTGGTGGTATTGAATAAGCTCGATCAAATCAACAGGCACCAGGCTGATCTCGTGGAACGGGGCATCAAGGCCGTCAATTCAACGGCCACAATCGTCCGGGCGGTACATGCCGAGGTTGAGGTGGACCGGCTGTTTGCGGGAGCGGCAATGATGAAGACCCCATCGATTCAACAGGGCACGGTGAAGGATTCAGCGACCGGGTATCAGAGCGGGAGTTTCAAGATTCTTAAACCGTTTGATCCCGTTCGTCTCGAAGCGTGGTTAAAGCGGTTCGAGCGATCCGTGATCCGCATGAAGGGCTTCGTGAAAGTGCACGGCCGAACTGGGTATCAAGAGCTTCAATGGATCATGGGGTCGTTGGCACTGACTCCCTATAGAGGGGTGAGGCAATCACAAGCCAGACTCGTGGTCATCGGACGACGTGCGCCATGGCAACGATTTCTTGAAGGCCTGGAGACCTGTCTGGTGAAGCCGGTCCGCCGGAGGAAACGTCAAACGACACAATGGAGTGGTGCGACAAGGAGGACGTCATGA
- the moaB gene encoding molybdenum cofactor biosynthesis protein B, with product MNARVQERVSVGVAVLTVSDSRTAETDSSGSLIVERLTKAGHRLADRKLCKDDHETIRGIIAGWIADPTVEFVIVTGGTGVTQRDVTPDAVRSLYTKPIPGFGELFRWMSFSEIGTSTIQSRADAGVCGDTIVFLLPGSTGACRLGMEKIILPQLDITHKPCNLTELLPRVKQEHPPHADD from the coding sequence ATGAATGCCAGGGTTCAGGAGCGAGTTTCTGTGGGGGTCGCTGTCTTGACGGTGTCCGACTCGCGGACCGCCGAAACTGATTCGAGTGGGAGTCTGATCGTCGAGCGGCTCACCAAGGCCGGGCACCGGTTGGCGGATCGCAAATTGTGCAAGGACGACCATGAAACCATTCGGGGCATCATCGCCGGTTGGATTGCCGATCCGACAGTGGAGTTTGTTATCGTGACGGGTGGAACTGGCGTGACGCAGCGCGATGTCACGCCGGATGCGGTCCGGTCTCTCTACACCAAGCCGATTCCGGGGTTCGGCGAACTGTTTCGCTGGATGAGTTTCAGCGAGATCGGTACGTCAACGATCCAGTCGAGAGCGGATGCCGGCGTTTGTGGCGATACGATCGTGTTTCTCCTACCCGGCAGCACGGGCGCCTGCCGTCTGGGGATGGAGAAAATCATTCTTCCGCAACTCGATATCACTCACAAGCCATGCAATCTGACGGAGCTCCTGCCTCGGGTCAAACAGGAGCATCCGCCTCATGCCGATGACTGA